The Desulfobaccales bacterium DNA window CAGAGCAGCAAGGCCCCCATCGAACGGCTGGCGGACAAGGTCTCCGGCATCTTCGTGCCCATCGTCATGGCCATCGCCGGGCTCACCTTCCTGGGCTGGCTATACTTGGCGCCCCAGGCGTCCCTGGCCCCGGCCCTCATCCATGCCGTGGCGGTGCTCATCATCGCCTGCCCCTGCGCCCTGGGCTTGGCCACTCCCACCGCGGTGATGGTGGGCACCGGCCGGGGCGCGGAGCTGGGCATCCTCATCCGGGGCGGTGACCCCCTGGAGCGGGCCTACCGCCTCACCACCGTCATCTTTGACAAGACCGGCACCCTCACCCTGGGCAAGCCCCGCATCACCGACGTCTGGGCCTGGGCAGGCTGGAAGGAGATCCAGGTGCTCTCTTACGCCGCCGCCCTGGAGGAGAAATCCGAGCACCCCCTGGCCCAGGCGGTGGTGCTGGCGGCCCGCCAGAAAAAACTCAAGTTGCCGGAAGTCACGGAGTTCCAGGCCGTCCCGGGTCTGGGGGTCAAGGCCCGCATCAACGGGCAGGAGGTGCTCCTGGGGAATCTCACCTTCATCAAACGGGCCGGTATCCCCCATGCCGATCTGTCCCACTACCAGGAGCAGTTGGCCGCCGAAGGCAAGACCACCATCTTTCTGGCGGTGGACGGGGCCGCCAAGGGGCTTTTGGCCGCCATGGATACCGTCAAGCCCTTCGCCCGGGAGACGGTGCAGGCCCTTAGGCAGATGGGCCTCAGCATCCGGCTGCTCTCCGGCGACACCCGGGCCGCGGCCCAGGCGGTGGCCGACATGGTGGGCATCCGCAAGGTCATGGCCAATGTCCTGCCGGCGGAAAAGAGCCGGGCGGTGGCGGAGCTCCAGGCCCAGGGCGAGGTGGTGGCCATGGTGGGGGACGGCATCAACGATGCGCCGGCCCTGGCCCAGGCGGATGTGGGCATCGCCCTGGGGACGGGGGCCGATGTGGCCTTGGAAGCCGCCGACCTCACCCTCATCCGGGACGATCTCCGCCTCATCCCCCAGGCCCTGACCTTGGCCCGGGTGATGATGCGCATCATCCGCCAGAACCTCTTCTGGGCCTTCTGCTACAACGTGGTGGCCATCCCGGCCGCGGCCCTGGGCTATCTCTCCCCTGCGCTGGCCGCGCTGGCCATGGGGCTGAGCTCCGTGAGCGTGGTGACCAACAGCCTGCGCCTGCGCCGTTTCGGCAAATAGGCGGCAATGCCAGGGAGAGGGGGCCAGGGGTCGCAGACCCCTGCCCCCTCTCCCTCGCCCTCTCCCCCAACCCCATAACGAGTCATACTGGGCAAAGCCGGCCGGCATTGACTCCCCCCGGGCCATCCCGTACAATGGCAGTATGGCGGTGAGACGTGCGGCCCGGGTGCTGCTGTGGGG harbors:
- a CDS encoding heavy metal translocating P-type ATPase, whose product is MAREQTEVTLALGGLHCAACVARVGKALSEVPGVEKAQVNLATRQAKVVYDPRQASLEDLKRAVIDAGYQVEQVFRGPARAPAVPEAELRTFRLRFLTALGLSLPVMAASMFPGLPAALGLSPGQNHLLQFVFTTPVLFACGWPFFQGALKAARHLAANMDSLVALGTTAAYLYSLWVTFFPGQVTALGQEAVVYFDTTVMIITVILLGRWLEALSRGRAGEAIRRLFALAPPRATVLRDGQEVQVPLEEVAVGELVVVRPGERLPVDGVVVEGTSSVDESMLTGESLPVTKEPGAEVWGATLNQQGHLVYRATRVGQETVLAQIIRLVSEAQSSKAPIERLADKVSGIFVPIVMAIAGLTFLGWLYLAPQASLAPALIHAVAVLIIACPCALGLATPTAVMVGTGRGAELGILIRGGDPLERAYRLTTVIFDKTGTLTLGKPRITDVWAWAGWKEIQVLSYAAALEEKSEHPLAQAVVLAARQKKLKLPEVTEFQAVPGLGVKARINGQEVLLGNLTFIKRAGIPHADLSHYQEQLAAEGKTTIFLAVDGAAKGLLAAMDTVKPFARETVQALRQMGLSIRLLSGDTRAAAQAVADMVGIRKVMANVLPAEKSRAVAELQAQGEVVAMVGDGINDAPALAQADVGIALGTGADVALEAADLTLIRDDLRLIPQALTLARVMMRIIRQNLFWAFCYNVVAIPAAALGYLSPALAALAMGLSSVSVVTNSLRLRRFGK